The sequence AAATCCCACACTTCTTTATCTCAAAAAAATCGTTTCCCAAGACTCAAGAGacaaccaattttttttaatcatatgatATGgctttaattatgaattattagTCTCAATTATTTATTCCTTTTAAGTATTATCTTCTTGTCTCTCctctttttattatatagaaaagCACTTGGAGAGTTCATACATCATTGTAATTACTTAACCTCAAGAATTTGGTCATTACcgaaaaaagagagaaggaaaaaaaagaagaaacaaaactaGGATTTGGTGAAGACTGCCCAATTTATATGTTTTACAGACAATGACAGAAGCATATAAATTAACTACAACAGAAGCTTTGTTGGGCATCATTGTAATTACTTAACCTCAAGAATTTGGTCATTACcgaaaaaagagagaaggaaaaaaaaaaagaaacaaaactagGATTTGGTGAAGACTGCCCAATTTATATGTTTTACAGACAATGACAGAAGCATATAAATTAACTACAACAGAAGCTTTGTTGGTGCCCAGTAAGCGAACAAGTACTAAATCAGATTATACATAAAAACATAATCAGAATTCTGAAAAGAAAGAAGTAAAAATTTGCATTGCTGCTTATTCGGTATTAATAGTAACAAAATTATTGAAACAGATTAAGTTATATCCAAGGAACTGCATCTCTGCTTCGCTGCCAGTTCAATATGAAGTAGAATCCTTACACTTTTAATTTGACACATAACCATAACTTGACAATGAACCTATAAAACTTGCTTACTAAATGTTACAGTTTGTTTCcatcaataagaaaaataatacaattcgtATTGAGCAGTTTCACGATAATCTTAACAAGACCAGTCAAAATGAAATGAGTCACTATAGATAGAAACTCACACCATATTTTatcaagaaaaaacaaaggcaCCCAATTGTTCAGCTTGATGTTACAATGCTGTCCATGTATTAACTTAATGGTAGTACTGCTCATGTAGAAAGATATTTGATGTAACTCTGTAGAGAAAATAATTAGTTGAAGGAACAAATTAGAAGAGAAAAGAGCTCCTAGCTAACCCATATATCATGCTTGGTTGTTTAACTTCTTGGTAGTAATCAAGCTAATATTTCAAATGCATGCATACTGGATGCAATTGATCATAAAATCGATATATTTTGGCAAAATGACATCATCTAATTCAAAACCAAATCTATGCTGACTCAGAAATCTACTATTTAGCTCGTAATGGAAAGAGTATTTGTTATGACAAAGTACAattcaaaaacacaaaaatgtcCAACCATTCATAAACACGTTTTATCAAACACTTTTGCAGAGAATAATAAcaaagtaagaaattaaatcaaatagataaatattatattcagAAAGTTAAGAATGTTCGACAAGATGTAAAGATGTACTTACCCATAAAATGCATCAAAAACAACTCAGGCTCATAATTCTTATGAAAtacattcttattttatttgatttcctcTGCAAACATATGTAAAATGGTTCATAGTTATTAAAGAAATTcatattgatatataaaattaagtaatgcaatgccaaaataagaagaaaaacaagaggaAGAGAGAACTTCTCCAACTTACTATACCATTCATTTATTTGAAGCTACGTGCCATGGTGTCTACATAGCTCACACACATTTTCTTCGAAGCCTGAAACTACAAAAGACATGCCAAATGGTGATAAACGAAGTTCACCAATATGTACATGAAAAGTCCATCAAAATACTTTTCatagcaaatatttttattttccctttgtGTGTATCATTTCaaacaaaagacaaaaattTCCTTTAGAGATTACCTTACAATTTgtaaatttattagtttatatcTTAATACAATTAAAATACTACACAATGCATGTTGTAAACAGTATATTAACTCATACACATtaatttgccaaaaaaataaaataaaatggatttACCTTAGGATACACAGAATATGCTTTTGATTTTCTTGTTCCATATACATCAGAGCTAACAATGATTTCATAATTAGTAGCAAAGCATTTCTTGAAGTTGTAGCACAAGTTGTTATGTTTTTTAGGTTCCTCAACGTCCCATTGCTCTGCATCTTCTAAACAGTCATATAACTTTTAGTTTCTTAGAATGTGATTCATGATCAGAGTCTTCTTCCTCAAGAGAGTCAACAGCATCCCTTCCACTTGATTCACAACATTCATTGAAGTGTCTCTTATTCTTACTTTCAGTTTCTGCATTACATCTCTCCATGTCTTGTTTGTACAAAAACCGAACCCCAAACTTCTTAATCTCGCCATACCCATGTCTTGTTTGATCACTTCCAATGTCTAAAATTTGTTCACTATCATAATAACAAGGAGAGACATGGAAAGAGGTCTCAGTGCTACAAGTAGATGGCCAATTTAGTCCATCCATTTCTTTGCTAAGTATATTCCATTTAGAATATTGCAAAAACCGTTTTTCTACGTACCATATGAGCACGTGATCTGATCTAACATTGTTTTCCGATACCCACCAAGAATAATCATGATATTTGTAAAGATGACCATCATCGATAGTTTTGAGATTTAGTTCACAGTGAATATCGAAGTCTATCTCAGGGTCAATTATTCCGACGAAGAACAATGCAGAAAGCCAAAGCCAAGAAGTCATCATTATTCCAATATGGCGGAAGcataatattattgattgaaGTCCCACAAGTTTGATAGCTGAACCACTTTGGAATTTCATATCCCGGATAGCGTAAAACTGGAACATTAATGTTATCGTTGCCCTGTTTCATGAACGTGGGAAATTAATAAACTAGCTTAAAAATCATAAAGCATCTCAGCAAACGAAGAGAAATAGATATACATACAGCTTTTACAAATTTTAGACGAGATAGAATTTGAATTACTGCACGATTATCGAGCATGGTGTTGCATGTGTTCTGTTCCAATTTCTCACATCCATAAAAGTCAAAAGTTTGAACAGAATCACCCCTATTTCCAGTGATATCAATATCCAGATCGTCTAATAGTGGAGCCctccattttaaaattttctccaGTGACGTGCAGCCTCTTGCATACAAATCCAAACATAGTGATGGCAGCTCTGGTAAAGATTTCAATTTCTCACAATAATCCAGAGACAAGTAGAGCAAAGACGGTGGAAGGGAAggcaattttagaaattttgaacAGTGGTTGAGCCTTATCGTTTCAAGGTTCGTTAATTTAGATAGACGGTTGGGGAGAAACTCAAGGTCTTTGCATCCATGCATAGATAATTCTTTGAGGAATACTAGATTTTCAATTGACTCTGGCAACTCTTTAATCCCCGACTGATCTAAATTAAGAGATGTCAAGTGTTCCATAGGCTCTGAGATTTCTGGAAACATTTTCAGTTTCTCACAACCAGACATATTCAGTGATTCAACAGATTTCAAATGACAAATGCTTGATGGAAGACTTTTAAGACTTTTACAATAACTCAAATCTAATCGCACAAGACCCGAAAGATGCCCAATTGATGGGGGCACTGTCTATAGAGGTGTTTCACTTACAAGTAAACATCTTAAATTGGGTGCAAACTTTTGAGAAATGTGACCCTGAGATGAGTAGAGGCATCAATTGCCCGTAAAACTTTGGATGCAACTTCTGAGAgatgtgaaattaattaaaagattcTTAATGCCTCCTAACCTTGCAACATCCAAGTACCCCTCTGTTCTTTTTGATATCTCTTCAAAATCTCTGAGTTTGGAGCAGCCACTCAAATCTAGATATGTAAGCTTGTCAAGATTTTGAAGAGATGAAAGAACCTGAACCAAACTTTTACACCCTTTAAGATTTATACTTTCCAGATTCGGAGCCAGAGAGAGATTTGGTATTTGAGTAAGGAACTTGGAATAGCTAAGATCGATCCTCCTTAATGTTGGAAGCGACTGTAAtaggaggagaaaaaaaaaggattagagTTAATTAGAATGCAAGTTAATATCTAATTACAGTAGACATATAAAGCATACCTTAACTTCATGATGATTCCAAAGTTTTTGAACATGGCTGCCACGTAGTATCAGCTCAACAAGATTTTCAGGAGAAAACTTTGATGGCAAAGATTTTAAAGGGTATAAATCCCACCGAAGATATGTTAGCTTATCAGAAAGATAAGA comes from Ziziphus jujuba cultivar Dongzao chromosome 6, ASM3175591v1 and encodes:
- the LOC132804265 gene encoding disease resistance-like protein DSC1, which produces MSGCEKLKMFPEISEPMEHLTSLNLDQSGIKELPESIENLVFLKELSMHGCKDLEFLPNRLSKLTNLETIRLNHCSKFLKLPSLPPSLLYLSLDYCEKLKSLPELPSLCLDLYARGCTSLEKILKWRAPLLDDLDIDITGNRGDSVQTFDFYGCEKLEQNTCNTMLDNRAVIQILSRLKFVKAGNDNINVPVLRYPGYEIPKWFSYQTCGTSINNIMLPPYWNNDDFLALAFCIVLRRNN